A single window of Malus sylvestris chromosome 5, drMalSylv7.2, whole genome shotgun sequence DNA harbors:
- the LOC126624090 gene encoding uncharacterized protein At4g15545-like produces the protein MSQGSGSVGGGGGGGGLDFQLPDEILSVIPSDPYDQLDLARKITSMAIASRVSKLESEMGKMRQKLQDKDRVVFELEERVSRLQHANHEAESRLRISLDENLKLSKERDSLALTTKKLSRDLSKLETFKRQLMQSLNDDNGSPAETVDIGTVPKAYPDKDEETNGYIGQYSSSGSTDKGATDEVLKNSTQGFSITPYITPRLTPTGTPKIISTSGSPRGYSAISSPQQSSGATSPQKPAYKERTSFSSWYSSSQQSSAANSPPRGRSHSGRTPRIDGKEFFRQARSRLSYEQFSAFLANIKELNAHKQTREETLRKAEEIFGTDNKDLYLSFQGLLSRNIH, from the exons ATGTCGCAGGGCAGTGGAAGCGTCGGCGGCGGTGGAGGTGGCGGTGGGCTCGACTTTCAGCTGCCGGACGAGATCTTATCGGTGATACCGAGCGACCCGTACGACCAGCTGGATCTGGCGCGGAAGATCACGTCGATGGCCATAGCGTCTAGGGTTTCGAAGCTGGAGTCTGAGATGGGGAAGATGAGGCAGAAGCTGCAGGACAAAGATAGGGTTGTGTTTGAGCTCGAGGAAAGGGTCTCGCGCCTCCAGCACGCCAACCACGAGGCTGAGTCCCGCCTGAGAATTTCCTTGGATGAGAAT TTGAAGCTTTCCAAAGAGCGAGATTCGTTGGCATTGACTACTAAAAAGCTCAGCCGTGACTTATCAAAG TTGGAGACATTTAAGAGACAACTAATGCAGTCACTAAATGATGATAATGGATCT CCAGCTGAAACTGTTGATATTGGCACTGTTCCGAAGGCATATCCTGATAAGG ATGAGGAGACAAATGGCTACATAGGACAATATTCCTCAAGTGGTTCCACAGATAAGGGAGCAACTGATGAAG TCTTGAAGAATTCCACTCAAGGATTTTCTATAACTCCATATATCACTCCGCGGCTTACTCCAACTGGAACTCCAAAGATTATTTCCACAAGTGGGTCACCTAGAGGGTATTCTGCCATTTCTTCTCCTCAGCAATCATCTGGTGCCACATCTCCCCAAAAACCCGCCTATAAAGAACGGACTTCATTCTCTTCATGGTACTCATCAAGCCAGCAGTCATCAGCAGCAAACTCTCCACCTCGTGGGCGTTCACATTCAG GGCGCACTCCTCGAATTGATGGAAAAGAGTTCTTTCGTCAAGCCAG GAGTCGTTTATCATATGAGCAGTTCAGTGCATTTCTGGCTAACATCAAGGAACTAAATGCTCATAAACAAACCAGAGAG GAAACTTTAAGGAAAGCAGAAGAAATATTCGGGACTGACAACAAAGACCTATATTTATCATTCCAAGGGTTGCTTAGCCGCAATATACACTAG